A window of the Besnoitia besnoiti strain Bb-Ger1 chromosome VI, whole genome shotgun sequence genome harbors these coding sequences:
- a CDS encoding hypothetical protein (encoded by transcript BESB_065230) produces the protein MQNLQMHLQNQRLHNQQQLQHVHQQLQQLLARPLDCADGAAAPGEAGEGEGGAGPGGRQGTPEAQKHMEQMQQLRNLQVQQLQLQIQQLYLEQRKIQDQQHQLAVQMSSMPPQTAPGAASASGPAPSFFYQQQQTPNVGPASQAPASMGAAVQQPQMAPAAAGAAPFGSNVMQGGRYPQSPHLGMPSSFGSTSAAAGMHAAPEAPGGAAGAEGAQVASPVLLGTAGPGGLSPSTPAVGMLNAANAKAPAGLLAPSAGPSAPGDGAAGAAMGGVGEEEARALGASPDGSAFSPFALHQQALLQQRQQFLQQNMAAGVQQAIHAMPQSGGALDALAGVAGGAGTQGASPASFATPFAPPDNERERLQQQHMGVSMQRQRLQ, from the coding sequence ATGCAGAACCTGCAGATGCACCTGCAGAATCAGCGGCTGCACaaccagcagcagctgcagcacgtGCACCAGCAGCTTCAGCAACTCTTGGCGCGTCCGCTGGAttgcgcagacggcgccgcggctcctggcgaggccggcgagggcgagggcggcgcggggccaGGCGGGCGACAGGGGACGcccgaggcgcagaagcacatggagcagatgcagcagctgcgcaacCTGCAAGTTCAGCAACTCCAGCTGCAGATTCAGCAGCTCTATTTAGAGCAGAGGAAAATCCAAGACCAGCAGCACCAGCTCGCTGTCCAGATGTCGTCGATGCCGCCACAGACGGCTCCCGGGGCAGCCTCAGCCAGCGGgccggcgccgtcgttcttctaccagcagcagcagacgccgaacGTCGGCcctgcgtcgcaggcgccggcttCGATGGGGGCGGCTGTCCAGCAGCCGCAAatggcgccggcggcggcgggcgccgcccccttTGGGTCGAACGTGATGCAGGGCGGTCGGTATCCGCAGAGTCCGCACTTGGGCATGCCTTCGTCGTTCGGCTCCAcctcggcggctgcgggcaTGCACGCCGCTCCCGAAGcacccggcggcgccgcaggggccgAGGGCGCCCAGGTGGCGTCTCCAGTCTTGTTGGGGACTGCGGGGCCGGGAGGTctgtcgccgtcgacgcctgCCGTAGGCATGCTGAAcgccgcgaacgcgaagGCCCCGGCGGGCCTCCTGGCGCCGTCGGCCGGGCCGTCGGCTCCCGGGGACGGAGCCGCCGGTGCGGCGATGGGTGGggtgggcgaggaggaagctcGGGCCTTGGGCGCCAGCCCTGACGGGTCTGCGTTCTCACCGTTCGCACTGcaccagcaggcgctgctgcagcagagacagcagtTCCTGCAGCAAAACATGGCTGCCGGTGTGCAGCAGGCCATCCATGCGATGCCGCAGAGTGGAGGCGCCCTCGACGCACTCGCAGGCGTGGCTGGGGGCGCCGGAACCCAAGGCGCGAGCCCCGCCTCGTTTGCAACGCCCTTCGCGCCTCCAGACAATGAACGCGaaaggctgcagcagcagcacatgGGAGTCTCcatgcagagacagagactgcAGTGA